In one window of Plasmodium cynomolgi strain B DNA, chromosome 13, whole genome shotgun sequence DNA:
- a CDS encoding DNA topoisomerase II (putative) — MSKNKSIEERYQKKSQIEHILLRPDTYIGSVEMHTQLLWIWNKERNRMIQKNITYVPGLYKIFDEIIVNAADVKAREKEKSENPMTCIKIEINKEQKKISVYNDGEGIPVDIHKELNIYVPHMIFGELLTSDNYDDAEDRITGGRNGFGAKLTNIFSKEFIVQCGDSSRKKEFKMVWTDNMSKFSDPHIKNYNGKDYVKVTFKPDLAKFGMTEIDDDIESLLCKRVYDLAGTCSVRVYLNGNRLAIKDFKSYVDLYLKDNAGVSPGKGGANSNANGNANGSGSGSGTAAATAGNGDASANQTAQNLDVSMSQDPGEATPSKSNAANGTHNNDEEEIVKIHEKQHRWEIVVSKTDGSQFQQVSFVNSICTTKGGSHVNYIVEQLLNSLSKKANAKNKGGMEIKSGHIKNHLWVFVNCLIVNPTFDSQTKETLTTKPVKFGSKCILSDKTINSVLKSPILSNILLWAQAKAQVELRKKMKAGSSKARERIIGIPKLEDANDAGSKYSQECTLILTEGDSAKTSCLAGLSIVGRDRYGVFPLKGKLLNVRDASFKQLMDNKEIQNIFKIMGLDITDKNKEDIKGLRYGSLMIMTDQDYDGSHIKGLLINMIHKFWPSLLKHKGFLSEFVTPIVKVQKGNQEYSFFTIAEYEQWKESTNLVGWKIKYYKGLGTSTDKEFKEYFSDIKNHKIMFLWTGDRDGDSIDMAFSKKRIEDRKLWLQNFIIGSYVDHKEKDLSYYDFVNKELIYYSRYDTERSIPNIMDGWKPGQRKVLYGCFKRNLKNECKVAQLVGYIAEHSAYHHGESSLQQTIINMAQTFVGSNNINFLEPCGQFGSRKEGGKDASAARYIFTKLASSTRSLFNEYDDPILKYLNEEGQKIEPQYYIPVIPTILVNGCEGIGTGYSSFIPNYNYKDIIENIKRYINKEELIPMIPWYKDFKGRIESNGKTGYETIGIIHKIDDETLEINELPIKKWTQDYKEFLEELLTDEKSQLIVDYIDNSSHEDICFTIKMDPAKLKKAEEEGLEKVFKLKSTLTTTNMTLFDPNLKLQRYSTELDILKEFCFHRLKAYENRKNYLISKLEKEKKIISNKSKFILAIVNDELIVSKKKKKVLVEELYRKGYDPYKDINKIKKEEIFEQELLESAENPEDNEEIIAGISVKDYDYLLSMPIFSLTLEKVEELLAQLKEKERELEILKNITVETMWLKDIEKVEEAIEFQRNVELANREESNRFKVAKKQTASNFRKKKKKKKLSSDEESSGDSSDSSEFLVHSLNIRKNKKPPNSNGPSSSTRKKLRRTDEGGDNNNDTPILVNGELDNSVSHSKAADDGATNVSDSTPLLSKILADADADVSVVASQNNRSSNKPSSSKNSRKKKLPSPEQSLDSTEPNGVAVNALDQTPSKPLGIPENITISPNSTINVNDFSGIRSKLLELENKKKPRLTLAEKVKMKATERKSSPAKESSGGKSTPKRKKSNLLDGSKSKKGSKFDSDDSSKDFASSDDSDSSYNI; from the exons ATGTCGAAAAACAAGTCCATCGAGGAGAGGTACCAGAAGAAGTCGCAGATCGAGCACATCCTGCTGAGGCCAGACACGTACATAGGGAGTGTAGAAATGCACACACAGCTCCTGTGGATATGGAACAAGGAAAGAAATCGAATgatccaaaaaaatataacctaCGTACCAGGattgtataaaatttttgatgaaATAATTGTCAATGCAGCAGATGTCAAAGcgagagaaaaagaaaaaagtgaaaatccTATGACCTGTATCAAAATAGAAATCaacaaagaacaaaaaaaaataagtgtcTATAATGATGGAGAAGGAATACCAGTTGATATACATAAAGAATTAAATATCTACGTACCGCATATGATTTTTGGAGAATTGCTAACTTCTGATAACTATGATGATGCAGAGGATAGAATCACAGGTGGGAGGAATGGATTTGGAGCAAAGctaacaaatatatttagtaAAGAATTTATTGTGCAATGTGGAGATAGctcaagaaaaaaagaattcaaaaTGGTATGGACAGATAATATGTCCAAATTTTCAGATCcacatattaaaaattataatgggAAGGATTATGTGAAGGTTACTTTTAAACCTGACTTAGCAAAATTTGGGATGACAGAAATTGATGATGATATTGAGAGTTTGTTATGCAAGCGGGTGTATGATTTGGCTGGTACTTGTAGCGTTAGGGTTTATCTCAATGGGAATCGGCTAGCCATTAAGGATTTTAAAAGCTACGTCGATTTGTACTTGAAGGACAACGCCGGGGTGAGTCCCGGAAAGGGCGGCGCAAACAGTAACGCGAATGGCAACGCGAATGGTAGCGGCAGTGGAAGCGGGACCGCCGCCGCTACCGCCGGCAATGGAGACGCGAGTGCAAACCAAACGGCGCAGAACCTAGACGTGAGCATGTCGCAGGACCCAGGAGAAGCAACTCCCAGCAAGAGCAACGCTGCGAATGGAACGCACAAcaacgatgaagaagaaattgtaAAGATACACGAGAAGCAACACAGGTGGGAAATAGTCGTGTCGAAGACAGACGGCTCACAGTTCCAGCAAGTCTCCTTCGTCAACAGCATATGCACAACCAAAGGAGGGTCCCACGTGAACTACATAGTTGAGCAGCTATTGAATTCCCTTAGTAAAAAGGCAAACGCAAAGAATAAAGGAggaatggaaataaaatcagGACATATAAAGAATCACTTGTGGGTGTTCGTCAATTGCTTAATCGTTAACCCGACGTTCGACTCGCAGACGAAGGAAACGTTGACGACGAAGCCTGTCAAATTTGGTAGCAAATGCATCCTGTCGGATAAAACTATTAATAGCGTTTTGAAAAGTCCCATTCTTAGTAATATTCTCCTGTGGGCTCAAGCAAAGGCACAAGTAGAgctgaggaaaaaaatgaaagcaggATCTTCCAAAGCGAGGGAGAGAATTATTGGTATACCCAAATTGGAAGACGCTAACGATGCAGGAAGTAAGTACAGTCAGGAATGCACTCTCATCCTTACGGAGGGAGATAGTGCTAAGACGTCCTGCTTGGCTGGACTATCCATTGTGGGTAGAGATAGATATGGAGTGTTTCCCCTTAAGGGAAAATTACTAAACGTGAGAGATGCATCGTTTAAACAGTTAATGGATAATaaggaaatacaaaatattttcaaaattatggGATTGGATATTACTGATAAGAATAAGGAGGACATTAAAGGGTTACGATACGGATCACTTATGATAATGACCGATCAGGATTACGACGGTTCTCATATTAAGGGGTTACTAATCAACATGATTCATAAATTTTGGCCAAGTTTGCTAAAGCATAAGGGGTTCCTAAGTGAATTCGTAACTCCAATTGTTAAGGTACAGAAAGGGAATCAGGAGTAttccttcttcaccattGCAGAGTATGAACAGTGGAAGGAGAGTACAAACCTAGTCGGATGGAAAATCAAATATTACAAAGGGTTGGGTACATCCACCGATAAAGAGTTCAAAGAGTATTTCTCAGATattaaaaatcataaaattatGTTCCTTTGGACAGGAGATCGAGATGGAGATTCCATCGATATGGCATTCAGCAAAAAGAGAATTGAAGACAGAAAATTATggcttcaaaattttattatcgGTTCTTATGTAGATCACAAGGAGAAGGATCTCTCATATTACGATTTTGTCAATAAGGAGCTCATATATTACTCCAGATATGACACAGAAAGGAGCATACCAAATATCATGGATGGGTGGAAGCCAGGACAGAGGAAGGTACTCTACGGTTGCTTTAagagaaatttaaaaaacgaatgTAAAGTAGCTCAACTCGTTGGTTACATAGCAGAACACAGTGCATATCACCATGGAGAGTCTTCTCTACAACAGACTATTATTAACATGGCCCAAACTTTTGTTGGatcaaataatataaatttcttAGAACCATGTGGTCAATTTGGAAGTAGAAAAGAGGGAGGAAAAGACGCTTCTGCTGCTAGGTATATTTTTACCAAATTGGCTAGCTCGACAAGAAGCTTATTTAATGAATACGATGATCCCATTTTGAAATACCTAAATGAGGAAGGACAGAAAATAGAACCACAATACTATATCCCAGTCATCCCTACCATCCTGGTAAACGGTTGTGAAGGAATCGGAACAGGTTACTCCTCCTTTATCCCtaattataattacaaagatattattgaaaatatcaAAAGGTACATTAATAAAGAAGAACTTATCCCTATGATCCCATGGTATAAAGATTTCAAGGGAAGAATAGAATCGAATGGAAAAACGGGATATGAGACCATCGGGATAATTCACAAGATAGATGATGAGACGTTAGAAATTAACGAGTTgccaattaaaaaatggacacaggattataaagaatttttggAAGAATTACTCACCGATGAAAAGAGCCAACTTATTGTAGACTACATAGATAACAGCTCTCACGAAGATATTTGCTTTAccataaaaatggatccTGCTAAGTTGAAGAAGGCAGAAGAGGAGGGACTTGAAAAAGTATTTAAATTGAAAAGTACGTTAACTACTACCAATATGACTCTTTTTGATCCTAATTTGAAATTGCAAAGGTACTCCACCGAATTAGATATACTGAAAGAATTCTGCTTCCATCGACTGAAGGCATACGAAAATAGGAAGAATTACTTAATTTCCAAActagagaaagaaaaaaaaatcatttcaaataaaagcaaatttATTCTTGCCATTGTAAACGATGAACTCATTGTTagcaagaaaaagaaaaaagtgcttGTAGAAGAATTGTACAGAAAAGGATATGACCCGTATAAagatattaacaaaattaaaaaggaagaaattttcgAGCAGGAACTACTCGAGTCTGCAGAAAATCCAGAAGAcaatgaagaaataattgCAGGCATTTCTGTTAAGGATTATGACTACTTATTGAGTATGCCCATTTTTAGTCTTACCCTGGAGAAGGTAGAGGAACTTCTAGCACaacttaaagaaaaagaaagagagttagaaattttaaaaaatataactgtGGAGACCATGTGGCTGAAGGATATCGAAAAGGTGGAAGAAGCTATTGAATTCCAACGGAATGTAGAATTAGCCAATAGGGAGGAAAGCAACAGATTTAAGGTAGCCAAAAAACAAACGGCTAGCAACttcaggaagaagaaaaagaaaaagaaattatccAGTGATGAGGAATCATCAGGTGACTCTTCAGACAGTAGTGAATTCCTAGTGCACAGTTTAAACATtaggaagaataaaaagccGCCAAATAGTAATGGCCCCAGTAGTAgtacacgaaaaaaattacggaGAACGGATGAGGGGGGagataataataatgacaCCCCCATTTTAGTCAATGGAGAGTTAGACAATAGTGTATCTCACTCCAAGGCAGCGGACGATGGTGCCACCAACGTTTCAGACTCCACGCCGCTTCTTAGTAAAATCCTAGCCGACGCCGATGCAGATGTCAGCGTtgtagctagccaaaataacCGCAGTAGTAACAAACCTAGTAGTAGTAAAAACTCtaggaagaaaaagctgCCCTCTCCGGAGCAGTCCCTCGATAGTACTGAGCCCAACGGGGTCGCGGTCAACGCGCTTGACCAGACTCCCTCCAAACCGCTAGGCATCCCCGAGAACATCACCATTTCGCCCAACAGCACCATCAACGTCAACGACTTCTCCGGCATCCGGAGCAAGTTGCTCGAGCTCG AAAATAAGAAGAAGCCACGACTGACCTTGGCCGAGAAGGTTAAGATGAAAGCCACGGAGAGGAAAAGCAGCCCCGCGAAGGAAAGCTCCGGAGGAAAGTCCACAcccaagaggaagaag AGCAACTTACTGGATGGTTCAAAGTCGAAAAAGGGATCCAAATTTGATAGCGATGATTCGAGCAAAGAT TTTGCCTCATCAGATGACAGTGACAGCTCATACAACATATAA